Proteins encoded within one genomic window of Formosa agariphila KMM 3901:
- a CDS encoding 2TM domain-containing protein gives MDNSHFEQERYERAKKRVRRISGFYRHALIYIVVNLVLVLINIKNLDPGESYFQWKNFITLGSWGIGLLAHGVSVFLPTLVIGKNWEDDKIKELMEKERNHKWE, from the coding sequence ATGGACAATTCACACTTTGAACAAGAACGCTACGAACGCGCAAAAAAACGAGTAAGGCGTATTAGTGGTTTTTATAGACATGCTTTAATATATATAGTTGTTAACCTTGTACTGGTATTAATAAATATTAAAAATTTGGATCCAGGAGAAAGCTATTTCCAGTGGAAAAATTTTATAACCTTAGGCTCTTGGGGAATTGGCCTACTAGCTCATGGTGTGTCTGTATTTTTACCAACACTAGTTATTGGTAAAAATTGGGAAGACGATAAGATTAAAGAGCTTATGGAAAAAGAACGGAACCATAAATGGGAATAA
- a CDS encoding 2TM domain-containing protein, with product MIKSVKSIAITFAIGCVVYLIGNLWFSGFNYNSVNDFFIDFIFYQLYAFVLGYSNMAFFDYLSKRPWKPKQHIVRVLTGFVGASLITIAGLFIIHGFTKMVYQEATFSEFVATERVSDYIFGFWMTISIVIVFHLVYYYNAYQQNKLKEQKVIAGTASAQFESLKNQIDPHFLFNSLNVLTSLIEENPDSAQRFTVSLSKIYRYVLEQKDKELVTVEEELKFAKTYMNLLKMRFENSIVFHLPENYDNPEAKVVPLSLQLLLENTIKHNTVSEQKPLEINITIEDNVLVVKNNLQKKEVLQTRKGVGLQNIVNRYGILTNRKVLIDETETYFAVKLPILTKRITTMEQIKHNYNEQEAYNRAKKRVEEIKGFYGNLVSYCVVIPFLIFINYQTFWGHQWFWYPMLGWGMGLIIHGFSVFGYGKSWEERKIESILKEEKQQKNWN from the coding sequence ATGATTAAATCAGTAAAAAGTATAGCGATTACATTTGCAATTGGCTGTGTGGTGTACCTTATCGGAAATTTATGGTTTAGCGGATTTAATTATAATTCGGTTAATGATTTCTTTATCGATTTTATATTCTACCAACTGTATGCTTTTGTGTTAGGATATTCAAACATGGCTTTTTTCGATTATTTATCGAAACGTCCTTGGAAACCTAAGCAACATATCGTAAGAGTTTTAACGGGTTTTGTTGGAGCATCTCTAATAACTATTGCTGGTCTTTTTATCATTCACGGATTTACCAAAATGGTATATCAAGAGGCTACATTTAGTGAGTTTGTTGCAACCGAACGGGTTTCAGATTACATTTTTGGGTTTTGGATGACGATTAGCATTGTTATCGTATTTCATCTAGTGTATTATTACAATGCGTACCAGCAAAATAAACTTAAAGAACAAAAGGTTATTGCAGGAACTGCAAGTGCACAATTCGAGAGTTTAAAAAATCAAATCGATCCGCATTTTTTATTCAACAGTCTCAATGTATTAACATCTTTAATTGAAGAAAACCCAGATAGCGCACAACGTTTTACAGTGTCTTTATCTAAAATTTACCGCTATGTATTAGAGCAAAAAGATAAAGAATTAGTCACAGTCGAAGAGGAATTGAAGTTTGCAAAAACGTATATGAATTTGCTTAAAATGCGATTCGAAAACAGTATCGTTTTTCATTTACCTGAAAACTACGACAATCCAGAAGCTAAAGTGGTGCCTTTGTCCTTGCAGTTGTTGTTAGAAAACACCATAAAACACAATACGGTAAGCGAGCAAAAACCATTAGAAATTAACATAACCATAGAAGACAATGTCTTGGTTGTGAAGAATAATTTACAAAAGAAAGAGGTTTTACAAACCAGAAAAGGCGTAGGGTTACAGAATATTGTAAATCGCTACGGCATATTAACTAACAGAAAAGTATTGATAGACGAAACCGAAACGTATTTCGCAGTTAAATTACCAATACTTACAAAACGCATTACAACAATGGAACAAATAAAACATAATTATAACGAGCAAGAGGCATATAATCGTGCAAAGAAACGCGTAGAAGAAATTAAAGGGTTTTACGGCAACTTAGTATCATACTGTGTTGTCATTCCGTTTTTAATATTTATTAATTACCAAACCTTCTGGGGACATCAATGGTTTTGGTACCCAATGTTAGGGTGGGGAATGGGGCTTATAATTCACGGATTTTCTGTATTTGGTTATGGAAAATCTTGGGAAGAGCGTAAGATAGAATCTATTTTAAAGGAAGAAAAACAACAAAAAAACTGGAACTAA
- a CDS encoding tetratricopeptide repeat protein, protein MKHLILLIVLLVNTVTNAQSNFETGMQKAFALWQDNKQAEAEQLFERIASAEPDQWLPNYYVAQLNSLKSWTEKDATVLKANLDKAQEYLNTAKGKSPNNADIMVLQAQIYTNWVAFDGMTYGMKYSAKIAELYNKAYALAPENPMVVLGKAEWGMGSAKYFGQDTAPFCKDIAHALELFVNFKPESAFHPKWGEARAKHVLASCK, encoded by the coding sequence ATGAAACATTTAATTCTTTTAATCGTGCTTTTAGTGAATACAGTAACTAACGCACAGTCTAATTTTGAAACCGGTATGCAAAAGGCTTTTGCGTTATGGCAAGACAATAAGCAAGCCGAAGCAGAACAACTTTTCGAACGTATTGCATCTGCCGAACCCGACCAATGGTTGCCTAATTACTACGTGGCGCAATTAAACAGCTTAAAGAGTTGGACGGAGAAAGATGCAACGGTGCTTAAAGCTAATTTGGACAAGGCACAAGAGTATTTAAACACTGCAAAAGGCAAAAGTCCTAATAATGCTGATATCATGGTGTTACAAGCTCAAATTTACACCAATTGGGTAGCGTTCGACGGTATGACTTACGGGATGAAGTATTCTGCTAAAATTGCAGAACTGTATAATAAAGCATATGCATTGGCTCCAGAAAATCCGATGGTGGTTTTAGGGAAAGCAGAATGGGGTATGGGAAGTGCTAAGTATTTCGGACAAGACACGGCGCCGTTTTGTAAGGATATAGCGCATGCATTAGAACTTTTTGTTAACTTTAAACCGGAATCTGCATTTCATCCTAAATGGGGAGAAGCACGCGCTAAGCACGTGTTAGCATCATGTAAATAA
- a CDS encoding TonB-dependent receptor, translating into MKQLQSLLILMSLLTLNQVCAQTLISGRVTDAKQNPIAGANVYLEGAYDGGTSDASGTFSFKTTETGAQILIVSFISFETYRKAGDVSNFQDVEIKLREDVNALDAVVLSAGTFSAGDNSKVNALSSLDVVTTASALGDFVGALQTLPGTTTVAEDGRLFVRGGEANETQIFIDGTRVFTPYTPTANNVPTRGRYSPFLFDGITFSTGGYSAEYGQALSSVLMLNTIDEPEQNKTDIGLMSVGGALGHTKKWEKSALSVNASYMNLGPYISLFPGRNDWEKPYQSFSGEAVFRKKMNKGLFKLYTAYELSDFELTQEHIDYEDGVDYKLNNKNLYVNTSYQGKLNANWSVFAGGSYTNNKSEIHIESDEVDNLEHAMHAKVALKYRFNNRYKLNFGAEQLFSNFDESFKAFNTNSESYGFDNSISASFVEADMIFTKKLALKAGLRGEYSALFKTFDVTPRISLAYKVASKSQVSLAYGSFYQNPNNDILNFNQVIDSEESTHYLLNYQLNGDGRLFRAEAYFKDYRNLIKYDTEYASYNSVFTNNGSGYAKGFDLFFRDDKTLRNFDYWVSYSYLDTERDYQNYPIASQPNFANTHNFSVVGKYWVDDWKSQIGFSYSLASGRTYTNPNETGFLNNKTKAYNNLSLNWAYLISPQKILYLSVNNVLDFKNVNGYQYASTPNSNGVYNSRALTPASDQFFFVGFFWTISDNGTDNQLDNL; encoded by the coding sequence TTCTTATTCTAATGAGCTTACTCACTCTAAACCAAGTGTGCGCTCAGACCTTAATTTCTGGTCGTGTTACAGATGCTAAACAGAATCCTATCGCAGGTGCTAATGTGTATTTAGAAGGGGCTTACGATGGCGGAACTAGCGATGCATCGGGAACATTTAGTTTTAAAACGACTGAAACAGGCGCTCAAATTCTTATTGTATCGTTTATAAGCTTTGAAACCTACCGTAAAGCCGGAGATGTTTCCAATTTTCAAGATGTTGAAATAAAATTGCGGGAAGATGTCAATGCCTTAGATGCTGTGGTGCTTTCGGCAGGAACGTTTTCTGCGGGAGACAATAGTAAAGTCAATGCCTTGTCGTCTTTAGATGTGGTTACAACGGCTAGTGCTTTAGGTGATTTTGTAGGTGCTTTGCAAACTCTGCCAGGAACCACAACGGTTGCCGAAGATGGTCGATTGTTTGTTAGAGGTGGAGAAGCTAATGAAACACAGATTTTTATAGATGGTACTCGCGTTTTTACACCTTATACGCCAACGGCTAATAATGTGCCAACACGTGGGCGATATTCGCCGTTTTTGTTCGATGGTATTACCTTTTCAACAGGTGGGTATTCTGCCGAATACGGCCAAGCCTTGTCTAGCGTGTTGATGTTAAACACCATTGATGAACCGGAACAAAACAAAACAGATATAGGGTTAATGTCGGTTGGAGGCGCTCTTGGTCATACCAAAAAGTGGGAAAAAAGCGCGCTGAGTGTTAATGCATCTTATATGAATTTAGGGCCGTATATCTCACTGTTTCCGGGGAGAAACGATTGGGAAAAACCATATCAGAGTTTCTCTGGAGAAGCGGTGTTTCGCAAAAAAATGAATAAAGGGCTGTTTAAATTGTATACGGCTTACGAGCTTAGTGACTTTGAGTTAACTCAAGAGCATATCGATTATGAAGATGGCGTAGATTATAAGCTGAATAACAAAAACCTATATGTAAACACGTCTTATCAAGGAAAACTGAATGCGAATTGGTCTGTGTTTGCTGGTGGGAGTTATACCAATAACAAATCAGAGATTCATATTGAATCGGATGAGGTCGATAATTTAGAACATGCAATGCATGCCAAAGTAGCCTTGAAATATCGTTTTAATAATCGGTATAAATTAAACTTTGGAGCCGAACAATTGTTCTCCAATTTCGATGAATCGTTTAAGGCGTTTAATACAAATTCGGAGTCGTATGGATTTGATAATTCCATCTCTGCATCTTTTGTAGAGGCCGATATGATTTTTACAAAAAAGTTAGCTTTAAAAGCAGGATTACGCGGAGAATATAGTGCGCTTTTTAAGACGTTCGATGTGACACCTCGTATATCTTTAGCTTATAAGGTAGCGTCTAAAAGTCAGGTGTCTTTAGCTTACGGTTCCTTTTATCAGAATCCGAATAATGATATTTTAAATTTTAATCAAGTTATTGATTCAGAAGAATCTACTCATTATTTGTTAAACTATCAGTTAAATGGTGATGGGCGTCTCTTTCGTGCAGAAGCTTACTTTAAAGACTATCGTAATTTAATAAAATACGATACCGAATATGCGAGTTATAACAGTGTGTTTACCAATAATGGCTCTGGTTACGCCAAAGGATTCGATTTGTTTTTTAGAGATGATAAAACCCTTAGGAATTTTGACTATTGGGTGAGTTATTCCTACTTAGATACGGAACGCGATTATCAGAATTATCCAATAGCATCACAACCTAATTTTGCTAATACTCATAACTTTTCTGTAGTAGGAAAATATTGGGTAGACGATTGGAAAAGTCAGATTGGTTTTAGTTACAGTTTGGCTTCTGGACGTACTTACACCAATCCAAATGAAACGGGTTTTTTAAACAATAAAACGAAAGCATATAACAATTTAAGTCTGAATTGGGCTTACTTAATTAGTCCGCAAAAAATTCTGTACCTCTCAGTAAATAATGTGCTTGATTTTAAGAATGTTAATGGCTACCAATATGCCAGTACTCCAAATAGTAATGGCGTTTATAACAGCAGGGCCTTAACGCCGGCTAGCGATCAGTTCTTTTTTGTAGGCTTCTTTTGGACGATTAGCGATAACGGCACAGACAATCAATTAGATAATTTATAG